In a genomic window of Sulfuriferula nivalis:
- the tnpC gene encoding IS66 family transposase → MDSAQQLAQFIPDPALAAYVDKLLAQVKQDAELIQQNTVLLQQNTAQILTLTKQIQHAELKNQALVLELAYYRRIRFANKSEQLSPEQRALFDECWAADITAIEAQIGQPDTPNTEDATTAIPKPARPRAGRQPLPDHLPRIIHRHEPASCQCGACGGALIKIGEDISEQLDVEPAQFTVHQHIRPQYACRHCETVAAAPIPAAVIDGGVATSGLLAWVMISKFVDHLPLYRIEHIAQRSQVTLARSTLAEWVGRVGVALQPLVDRLTELLLARSVLHADETPVPQLDPGAGKTKKAYLWAYRTGDLASPSSAPPIVVFDYQPGRQGLHARHFLAGWQGHLMVDDYAGYKALFTQGITELACFAHARRKFFDLHAANQSPIAAAALQRIAALYAIEQAADKLDAAGRLQLRQTQAKPLLGELHDWLIQTRVKVADGSGTARALDYSIKRWPALIRYADSGILPIDNNPVENAIRPIAIGKKNWLFAGSERAGKRAAAIQSLLATAKLNGLEPYAWLKDTLEKLPVWPNSQIDELLPFKNELP, encoded by the coding sequence ATGGATTCAGCCCAACAACTTGCCCAATTTATCCCCGATCCCGCCTTGGCGGCGTATGTGGATAAGCTGTTGGCGCAGGTTAAACAGGATGCTGAACTCATTCAACAAAACACAGTATTACTCCAGCAAAACACCGCACAAATCCTCACGCTGACTAAGCAAATCCAGCACGCCGAACTCAAGAACCAGGCTTTGGTACTGGAACTTGCCTATTACCGCCGCATCCGCTTCGCCAACAAGAGCGAGCAGCTCTCGCCTGAGCAGCGTGCGTTGTTTGATGAGTGCTGGGCAGCCGACATCACGGCCATTGAAGCCCAAATCGGGCAGCCAGATACACCTAATACCGAAGATGCGACAACCGCTATCCCCAAGCCTGCGCGTCCACGCGCAGGTCGTCAGCCACTGCCTGACCATCTGCCCCGCATCATTCATCGCCATGAGCCTGCATCTTGCCAGTGCGGTGCGTGTGGTGGTGCGTTAATCAAAATCGGTGAAGACATCAGCGAACAACTGGATGTCGAACCTGCCCAGTTCACCGTGCATCAACACATCCGTCCACAGTATGCTTGTCGCCACTGCGAAACCGTTGCTGCCGCCCCCATTCCAGCTGCCGTCATCGACGGCGGCGTGGCGACATCAGGTTTGCTGGCGTGGGTGATGATCAGTAAATTCGTTGATCATTTACCGCTCTACCGTATAGAACACATTGCCCAGCGCAGCCAGGTGACCCTGGCGCGTTCCACCTTGGCGGAGTGGGTCGGACGTGTGGGGGTAGCGTTGCAACCGTTGGTCGACAGGCTCACTGAATTACTGCTGGCACGCAGTGTATTGCATGCGGATGAAACGCCAGTGCCACAATTAGACCCCGGGGCGGGCAAAACCAAGAAAGCTTATCTGTGGGCTTACCGCACGGGTGATTTGGCATCCCCTTCATCCGCACCGCCTATCGTGGTGTTTGACTATCAGCCAGGGCGACAGGGATTGCATGCGCGGCACTTTCTGGCAGGTTGGCAAGGACACTTGATGGTTGACGATTACGCTGGTTATAAAGCGTTATTTACCCAAGGCATCACTGAGCTGGCATGCTTCGCACATGCACGTCGGAAGTTCTTTGATTTGCATGCGGCCAACCAAAGTCCAATTGCAGCGGCTGCGCTGCAGCGTATCGCGGCACTCTATGCCATTGAGCAGGCTGCGGACAAGCTGGATGCGGCAGGTCGTTTGCAGTTGCGCCAGACTCAGGCAAAACCGTTATTGGGCGAACTGCATGACTGGTTAATCCAGACTCGCGTCAAAGTGGCCGATGGCAGCGGCACAGCCCGCGCGTTGGATTACAGCATCAAGCGTTGGCCAGCACTGATACGCTATGCGGACAGCGGCATCTTGCCTATTGATAACAACCCAGTCGAAAATGCGATACGACCCATTGCCATCGGCAAAAAGAATTGGCTGTTCGCAGGCTCAGAACGTGCAGGCAAACGCGCTGCAGCGATTCAGAGTTTGTTGGCTACCGCCAAGCTCAATGGCTTGGAACCCTATGCATGGCTCAAAGATACGTTGGAAAAATTACCGGTCTGGCCTAATAGCCAGATTGATGAATTGCTGCCGTTTAAAAATGAACTACCATAA
- a CDS encoding recombinase family protein: protein MSRTFAYCRVSTADQSTQNQVLEIKAAGFAIEDQRIVEECISGSVAAKARSGFMKLLDRMESSDVLVVSKLDRLGRNAMDVRATVEQLESSGIRVHCLALGGIDLTSPAGKMTMQVIASVAEFERDLLIERTQAGLARARAAGKSFGRPSSLNDEDKARVIARLSAGASVTEVAREFNTTRQTVIRVREADLKVDA from the coding sequence ATGTCACGCACTTTCGCCTATTGTCGTGTTTCAACCGCCGATCAGTCCACCCAAAACCAAGTTTTAGAAATTAAGGCAGCAGGATTTGCTATTGAGGATCAGCGTATCGTTGAAGAGTGTATTAGTGGCTCGGTTGCCGCTAAGGCCAGATCTGGCTTTATGAAGCTACTGGACAGGATGGAGTCCAGTGATGTGCTGGTGGTCAGTAAGTTAGATCGTTTGGGTCGCAATGCGATGGATGTGCGGGCAACGGTAGAGCAACTGGAAAGCAGCGGGATACGTGTACATTGCCTGGCATTGGGAGGCATTGATCTCACCAGCCCAGCAGGCAAGATGACGATGCAGGTAATTGCTTCTGTGGCGGAGTTTGAGCGCGACTTGCTGATTGAACGTACTCAGGCAGGTCTTGCACGTGCACGGGCAGCAGGTAAATCATTTGGCAGGCCGTCCTCTCTGAATGATGAGGACAAGGCGCGAGTGATTGCACGGTTGTCAGCAGGGGCTAGCGTCACAGAAGTGGCGCGTGAGTTTAACACCACTCGGCAGACGGTGATTAGGGTCAGGGAGGCGGATTTGAAGGTGGATGCCTGA
- a CDS encoding DUF2867 domain-containing protein, with product MKPRAILSDVPPGSAINVRLPDAYFHDCYVITIPDTTRTALGYFLTALAKTPPWVNSLMALRNKMVRFVGLKDLGDLGELNPSKPASAYAPGDRVGIFTLISNSPNEALLGDRDKHLDVVLSIYKHPPVQGGVQSVSVTTVVHIHNLLGRIYMLPVTPLHRL from the coding sequence ATGAAACCACGCGCCATACTCTCCGATGTACCACCCGGAAGTGCAATCAACGTACGACTACCGGATGCATATTTTCACGATTGCTACGTCATAACTATTCCCGACACTACACGCACTGCGCTCGGCTACTTCCTAACTGCTTTGGCAAAGACCCCACCTTGGGTTAATTCGCTCATGGCGTTGCGGAACAAGATGGTTCGCTTTGTCGGCTTAAAAGACCTTGGTGACCTTGGAGAGTTGAACCCTTCAAAGCCTGCGTCAGCTTATGCGCCTGGAGATCGAGTAGGTATCTTCACACTCATTTCCAATTCACCCAATGAGGCGCTGCTGGGAGATCGCGACAAGCATCTGGATGTTGTGCTCTCCATCTACAAGCATCCTCCTGTCCAAGGTGGCGTTCAGTCCGTCTCGGTGACAACAGTTGTCCACATTCACAACCTATTGGGGCGAATTTATATGCTTCCGGTTACGCCACTGCATAGACTGTAA
- a CDS encoding carbon-nitrogen hydrolase family protein, with protein MKPDTLTVATVQVACHLGDRAGNLANAQKYVELAAQQGAQLILLPEMMPGGYTLNEAIWDTAEPFDGPSTQWMRELSKRLKVYMGTSFLEADGEDFYNTFVLTGTEGEVVARVRKCPPASFEAYFFAGGSDRHWFDTPIGRIGVGICFENALYERYAELHQAGIDLYLRPFSGASFEAKFPVRQRDADILNAALRDGTTETAKLMGIPVVMSNKVGRLVSTLPAGFPPQDIEFPGFSAIADSDGKLLGQLGPGEQGVILGTVHLMPERKKKELIPRAFGRWTAKMPWWAFIWVLTQRMGERAYAKSALRKSKAMVVSKTPNPAFERDAPKAARPSI; from the coding sequence ATGAAACCAGACACACTTACTGTCGCAACAGTACAAGTTGCCTGTCATCTCGGCGACCGCGCGGGCAATCTTGCGAATGCGCAAAAATATGTGGAGCTGGCGGCTCAGCAAGGAGCCCAGTTGATTCTCCTGCCCGAGATGATGCCGGGAGGCTACACACTGAATGAGGCAATTTGGGATACCGCAGAACCATTCGATGGACCTTCCACTCAATGGATGAGAGAGCTGTCTAAGCGCCTAAAAGTGTATATGGGCACGAGTTTTCTTGAGGCGGATGGCGAAGACTTCTACAACACATTCGTCCTCACCGGCACAGAAGGCGAGGTTGTCGCTCGGGTTCGAAAATGCCCTCCCGCATCTTTCGAAGCGTACTTCTTTGCTGGAGGTTCTGACCGCCATTGGTTTGATACGCCTATAGGCCGTATTGGCGTTGGCATTTGCTTCGAGAACGCACTCTATGAACGTTACGCCGAGCTCCATCAGGCCGGAATCGACTTATACCTACGCCCATTTTCAGGAGCTTCATTTGAAGCCAAGTTTCCGGTAAGACAACGAGACGCAGATATCCTTAACGCCGCGTTGCGTGATGGTACAACTGAGACCGCCAAGTTGATGGGAATCCCGGTTGTCATGTCCAACAAGGTTGGTCGCTTGGTGAGCACGCTTCCTGCAGGCTTTCCACCGCAAGACATCGAGTTTCCTGGCTTCAGCGCCATCGCTGACAGCGACGGCAAGCTCTTAGGGCAACTTGGCCCCGGCGAGCAAGGTGTCATTCTCGGCACAGTTCATCTCATGCCAGAGCGCAAGAAAAAGGAATTGATTCCGCGAGCATTCGGGCGTTGGACAGCAAAGATGCCTTGGTGGGCATTCATTTGGGTGCTGACACAACGAATGGGTGAGAGAGCCTACGCCAAGAGCGCTTTGCGCAAATCAAAGGCAATGGTGGTGTCAAAGACGCCCAACCCTGCATTCGAGCGGGACGCGCCAAAAGCGGCGCGCCCCTCAATTTGA
- a CDS encoding BrnT family toxin, whose product MSTRYTWKESKRKANIVKHGLDFIDADLVLESPYKYEIDSPRGQEIRKQVFSYVFDELTVLTLVYQPGEIPHIISFRHAHRDEREIYYDWLENDYNDE is encoded by the coding sequence ATGAGTACACGCTACACATGGAAAGAGTCTAAACGCAAAGCGAATATTGTTAAGCATGGTCTTGATTTCATTGATGCGGATTTAGTGCTTGAAAGTCCATATAAATATGAAATAGATAGTCCGCGAGGACAGGAAATACGTAAACAGGTATTTTCGTATGTATTTGATGAATTGACTGTGTTGACATTGGTTTATCAGCCTGGTGAAATTCCACATATCATCAGCTTTCGACATGCTCACAGAGATGAACGGGAAATATATTATGACTGGCTCGAAAATGACTACAATGACGAATGA
- a CDS encoding DUF1203 domain-containing protein yields MKIAIRPIRKDFLLKVRDAGLDDQNQKVVRVIASGGEPCRDVLRRAMPGEELILASYCPFTVAGPYKEYGAVFVLASPSTEFVDYKSLPLPKGSPTDYLRDQPFVLRAYSKTENIVAAELLEPSSAQEVLTKMFENSQVEFVLARYAAYGCYSFRIERE; encoded by the coding sequence ATGAAAATAGCAATCCGTCCAATTAGGAAAGACTTCCTACTGAAAGTTCGTGATGCTGGTCTAGATGACCAGAACCAAAAAGTGGTTCGGGTCATTGCGAGCGGTGGCGAACCATGCAGGGACGTTCTCCGAAGAGCAATGCCTGGTGAAGAACTCATCTTGGCAAGTTACTGCCCATTTACCGTAGCTGGCCCGTATAAAGAATATGGTGCGGTGTTTGTGCTTGCATCTCCTTCAACAGAATTCGTAGACTATAAATCCCTCCCATTGCCTAAAGGGTCGCCGACAGACTACTTACGCGATCAGCCGTTTGTCCTGCGTGCCTACAGTAAAACCGAAAATATTGTGGCTGCGGAGCTTTTAGAACCTTCATCCGCTCAAGAGGTTCTAACCAAGATGTTTGAGAACAGCCAAGTCGAGTTTGTTTTGGCTCGGTATGCAGCATACGGATGCTATAGCTTCAGAATCGAACGTGAGTAA
- the tnpA gene encoding IS66 family insertion sequence element accessory protein TnpA: MATRHTPDFWQTHLTAWQQTKLTVTAYCTQHGLCAKTFYRWRSQLTTAPNLTRQPPLTLIPVSVQPAPVTGTLQLHSPTGWRVELPIASTPWLIDLLRQLP, encoded by the coding sequence ATGGCTACTCGACACACGCCTGATTTTTGGCAAACGCACCTTACCGCTTGGCAACAAACCAAACTGACCGTCACAGCTTATTGCACCCAGCACGGCTTATGTGCCAAGACCTTTTATCGCTGGCGCAGCCAGCTGACAACAGCGCCCAATCTCACGCGCCAGCCACCGCTAACCCTCATCCCCGTCAGTGTTCAACCTGCGCCTGTCACGGGCACGCTCCAGCTCCACAGCCCCACTGGCTGGCGGGTAGAGCTTCCCATTGCTAGCACGCCCTGGCTAATTGACTTGTTGCGGCAACTGCCATGA
- the tnpB gene encoding IS66 family insertion sequence element accessory protein TnpB (TnpB, as the term is used for proteins encoded by IS66 family insertion elements, is considered an accessory protein, since TnpC, encoded by a neighboring gene, is a DDE family transposase.): MRIGIDGLSQRIQHRLGRSPCDGAAYAFRNRRQTRVKLLVWDGTGVWLCQRRLHRGHFTWPDIAAITHPLTPTQWDWLITGIDWQRLSAPAPAHWQV, from the coding sequence ATGCGCATCGGCATAGATGGCCTTTCCCAGCGCATCCAGCACCGCCTGGGTCGCAGTCCCTGCGACGGCGCCGCCTACGCCTTCCGTAATCGTCGCCAAACGCGGGTCAAGCTCCTGGTCTGGGATGGCACAGGGGTCTGGTTGTGCCAACGCCGACTGCATCGTGGTCACTTCACCTGGCCAGACATCGCTGCCATCACCCATCCTTTAACCCCCACACAGTGGGACTGGCTGATCACAGGTATCGACTGGCAAAGACTCAGTGCCCCAGCCCCTGCCCACTGGCAGGTGTAG
- the tpx gene encoding thiol peroxidase, which produces MTTITLGGKPIEVTGTFPEIGELAPDFKLVNKDLADVSLSDFAGKKKILNIVPSLDTPLCAVSTKKLNAAANESIAVIVISADLPFAQSRFCGAEAPNVYTLSTMRGQDFKVNYGVNIDTGPLAGVCARALIVLDENNRVMHAELVPEIKQEPNYDAALTVLK; this is translated from the coding sequence ATGACAACCATTACCTTGGGCGGCAAGCCCATAGAAGTCACCGGCACCTTTCCAGAGATCGGCGAACTGGCACCGGATTTCAAGCTGGTGAACAAGGATCTCGCCGATGTTTCACTGTCTGATTTTGCCGGAAAAAAGAAAATCCTCAACATTGTCCCATCTCTCGATACGCCTCTGTGTGCGGTTTCGACAAAGAAGCTCAACGCCGCAGCAAATGAAAGCATAGCGGTCATCGTCATTTCCGCCGACCTGCCCTTCGCACAAAGCCGTTTTTGTGGTGCCGAAGCACCGAATGTATACACACTCTCCACCATGCGTGGCCAGGATTTCAAGGTCAACTATGGCGTGAATATCGACACCGGACCCCTCGCTGGTGTTTGCGCACGGGCGCTGATCGTGCTGGATGAAAACAACAGGGTGATGCATGCCGAGCTGGTTCCAGAAATCAAACAGGAGCCGAACTACGATGCCGCGCTGACTGTATTGAAATGA
- a CDS encoding tyrosine-type recombinase/integrase, with translation MTAPTPISAHFAHNHQRLLDCLRLRGMQPKTIALYSHGVRRAAAYFNEQIDALTKPQLTDYFVRILDTHSWSTLKHDLHGLKFYYAHVLGQPWPGADLVKPPKSYRLPDIITVAQAQQIFMATRVLSYRVFFFTLYSLGLRLGEGLRLQVGDIDADRMRVQIRNAKGNRDRFVPLPDNTLHVLRRFWLTHRNPNLLFPNRHGGLAKSHLAHTPLDRGGIQTTLSQVTRDCGLKKELHRTACATAMPPT, from the coding sequence TTGACAGCACCCACACCCATCTCCGCGCATTTTGCGCACAATCACCAGCGGCTGCTGGATTGCCTCAGGCTCAGAGGCATGCAGCCTAAAACCATCGCCTTGTATTCACACGGCGTACGGCGCGCAGCGGCGTATTTTAATGAGCAGATAGACGCGCTCACCAAGCCACAATTAACCGACTATTTTGTACGCATCCTCGATACCCATTCATGGAGTACGCTCAAACATGATCTGCATGGTCTAAAGTTCTATTATGCCCATGTACTGGGCCAACCCTGGCCAGGTGCGGATCTGGTTAAACCACCTAAGTCCTATCGCCTGCCCGACATCATTACCGTCGCCCAGGCACAACAAATCTTCATGGCCACCCGCGTATTGAGCTACCGCGTCTTCTTCTTCACCCTCTACAGCCTGGGCTTACGATTAGGCGAAGGCTTACGCCTGCAGGTAGGGGACATCGATGCGGATAGGATGCGCGTACAAATACGCAACGCCAAAGGCAATCGAGACCGTTTTGTGCCGCTGCCAGACAATACCTTGCACGTATTACGTCGTTTCTGGCTCACCCACCGCAACCCAAACCTGCTCTTTCCTAATCGGCACGGCGGTCTTGCCAAATCGCACCTGGCTCACACCCCGCTGGATCGCGGCGGTATCCAGACCACCCTGAGTCAAGTGACCCGTGACTGTGGCTTAAAAAAAGAATTACACCGCACAGCCTGCGCCACAGCTATGCCACCCACCTGA
- a CDS encoding DUF1330 domain-containing protein produces MSAFVIFDVDIHNPERYQDFIREVKPAIESAGARYLARGGSHKVHEGDWSPRRIVLIEFPSVQAWESFYNGPVYQWLKAVRDECSSARLVCVDGLAQ; encoded by the coding sequence ATGTCTGCCTTTGTCATCTTCGACGTCGATATCCACAATCCTGAGCGGTACCAAGATTTCATCCGCGAGGTCAAGCCTGCGATTGAGTCCGCAGGTGCCCGCTACCTCGCCCGCGGCGGTTCGCACAAGGTCCATGAAGGTGATTGGTCTCCACGCCGTATCGTGCTGATCGAGTTCCCGTCTGTTCAAGCATGGGAGTCCTTCTACAACGGTCCCGTGTACCAATGGCTCAAAGCGGTGCGTGACGAATGTAGCTCTGCCCGCCTCGTGTGTGTCGATGGTCTGGCCCAGTGA
- a CDS encoding aspartate/glutamate racemase family protein has product MKTIGLIGGMSWESTVPYYRQINETIKNRLGGLHSAKIVLYSVDFHDIEQLQHAGDWEAAGAMLAEAARSLETAGSDFLVLCTNTMHKVAPSIEAAVTIPLLHIADTTAAEIKRAGHSTVGLLGTRFTMEEAFYRDRLSEHQGLQVIVPNAEDRDTIHRIIYEELCLGVVLPESRSEYRRIMENLASQGAEGIILGCTEISLLVSQQDSEVPLFDTTAIHARAAAEEALA; this is encoded by the coding sequence TTGAAGACAATTGGACTAATCGGCGGTATGAGTTGGGAGTCAACTGTCCCGTACTACCGACAGATCAACGAGACGATCAAGAATCGCTTGGGCGGGCTGCATTCGGCGAAGATCGTTCTGTACAGCGTCGACTTCCATGACATCGAGCAACTACAGCATGCTGGCGATTGGGAAGCTGCAGGAGCTATGTTGGCCGAAGCTGCCCGCTCGCTCGAAACGGCGGGTTCGGATTTTTTGGTCTTATGCACGAACACCATGCACAAAGTGGCCCCTAGCATCGAGGCGGCTGTCACCATTCCACTGCTTCACATTGCCGATACAACCGCTGCAGAAATCAAACGAGCCGGGCACTCAACTGTCGGCCTGCTCGGCACACGGTTCACGATGGAAGAGGCCTTCTACCGCGACCGCTTGAGCGAACATCAGGGGCTTCAAGTGATTGTCCCTAACGCGGAAGACCGCGATACTATCCACCGCATCATTTACGAAGAACTGTGCCTTGGGGTTGTCTTGCCTGAGTCCCGTAGCGAGTATCGGCGGATCATGGAAAATCTGGCATCACAAGGCGCAGAAGGCATTATTCTTGGGTGCACAGAAATATCCCTTCTCGTCAGCCAGCAAGACTCCGAGGTTCCGCTGTTTGACACCACAGCCATTCACGCGCGTGCGGCTGCAGAAGAGGCGCTTGCATAA
- a CDS encoding BrnA antitoxin family protein, which yields MTTMTNEEMSAARENGKSQSDWARVHRMVKNDIEPAEDEDSPNAAALLRADLEKRRIGRPLGQDNKVQVSIRYHREVLDYFKAKGAGWQVQMDKVLLDWVKTHSTKNT from the coding sequence ATGACTACAATGACGAATGAAGAAATGAGTGCGGCCCGTGAAAACGGCAAAAGCCAGAGTGACTGGGCACGTGTTCATCGTATGGTAAAGAATGATATTGAACCAGCAGAGGACGAAGACTCTCCTAATGCCGCCGCATTGCTGCGTGCTGATCTTGAGAAACGCCGTATTGGAAGACCTTTGGGTCAAGATAACAAGGTGCAGGTTTCAATTCGTTATCACCGGGAAGTTCTTGATTACTTCAAAGCAAAAGGTGCTGGATGGCAAGTGCAAATGGACAAAGTATTGCTGGATTGGGTAAAGACGCATTCGACCAAGAATACCTAG
- a CDS encoding type II toxin-antitoxin system RelE/ParE family toxin — MIKTFHHKGLEQFFRDGSKAGIQPHHANKLRIMLTMLDNAKKPTDMNAPGWRFHSLVGNLTGHYSVTINGNWRMTFRFDGNDAELVNYQDYH, encoded by the coding sequence ATGATTAAAACTTTTCATCACAAAGGACTTGAGCAATTCTTCCGAGATGGAAGCAAAGCTGGAATACAGCCACACCACGCTAATAAGCTACGCATCATGCTAACCATGCTAGACAATGCGAAAAAACCAACGGATATGAATGCACCAGGATGGCGGTTTCACTCATTAGTTGGCAATCTTACAGGGCATTATTCCGTAACGATTAATGGTAATTGGCGAATGACATTCCGCTTCGATGGCAATGATGCCGAGCTGGTGAATTATCAGGACTATCATTAG
- a CDS encoding transposase — protein MEATMVIRYSEAFIEQALFKVYSRGTRTVRSVAEELNVNCHTVKNWMKRKAVGSGVLPVKEKRPQDWTPEQQLIALHQTHGLSGEALLKWTPPSRQ, from the coding sequence ATGGAGGCGACAATGGTAATACGGTATTCAGAAGCATTTATCGAGCAAGCGTTATTTAAGGTATATTCTCGAGGCACACGGACGGTGAGGTCGGTTGCGGAAGAATTGAATGTCAATTGTCATACGGTAAAGAATTGGATGAAAAGAAAAGCAGTTGGCTCTGGCGTGTTGCCTGTAAAAGAGAAGCGGCCGCAAGATTGGACCCCTGAACAGCAGCTGATCGCATTACATCAAACCCACGGTCTGTCGGGTGAAGCATTACTAAAGTGGACCCCTCCGTCAAGACAATAA
- a CDS encoding tetratricopeptide repeat protein produces MKFTPQITAVLLYLIATSFGVSACSQTATEGVSPSDNTSVMHINNDDQTYCLSHIDQYSQSAKQGAASAQYNLGILYDTGRCVRQSHIIAFQLFQQSAVQGYAPAQFQLGIMYDFGKGVQQDIIKAMDWYQKAADHGIAGAQNNLGFIYAKGKGVPQDYILAMKWYMLAVDNGFVPAMQNMQSIKQLVTPSQISDSRKLADEWYMSNEAHIIHQ; encoded by the coding sequence ATGAAATTCACGCCTCAAATAACAGCCGTACTACTCTATTTAATTGCTACGTCATTTGGCGTTTCTGCTTGTTCGCAGACGGCTACTGAGGGCGTGTCGCCATCTGATAATACATCAGTTATGCACATTAATAATGATGATCAGACTTATTGTCTCAGTCATATTGATCAATACAGCCAGTCAGCAAAACAAGGCGCAGCCTCTGCACAGTACAATTTAGGAATTTTGTATGATACAGGCCGATGTGTACGGCAAAGCCACATCATTGCATTCCAGCTGTTTCAGCAATCAGCCGTTCAAGGTTATGCACCCGCACAATTTCAACTAGGGATTATGTACGACTTCGGTAAAGGAGTTCAGCAAGATATTATAAAAGCCATGGACTGGTATCAAAAAGCGGCTGATCATGGTATTGCAGGAGCACAAAATAACTTGGGTTTTATATACGCTAAAGGCAAAGGTGTGCCACAAGATTATATACTGGCCATGAAGTGGTATATGTTAGCCGTGGACAATGGTTTTGTCCCCGCCATGCAGAATATGCAGAGCATAAAGCAACTTGTCACACCATCTCAAATATCAGACTCACGCAAACTGGCTGATGAATGGTATATGTCAAATGAAGCACATATCATTCATCAATGA
- a CDS encoding IS3 family transposase: MMVQHAMDCGARQDRACTVISLSERTLQRWQSDQTRGDQRTERTQVPSNRLSVVERKKVLMVASSDEFGSLPPSQIVPILADRGEYIASESSFYRILRAENQLKHRAAAGPAQRRRKPRALCATAPNQLFSWDITYLPTPVKGIYFYLYLFMDIFSRKIVGWQIYEAESGELAGDVMRDICAREAIKPDQVVLHSDNGHPMKGATMLATLQALGVSPSFSRPAVSNDNPYSESLFKTLKYRPTYPRRAFENLLAARQWVGLFVQWYNEEHRHSAINFVTPAERHTGLDTALLAQRAIVYQAAKNRHPERWSGATRNWQPVLVVHLNPDQQFTEKDEKIKGDLVLKIAA, encoded by the coding sequence ATGATGGTGCAACATGCCATGGATTGCGGCGCACGTCAGGATCGTGCCTGTACGGTGATTAGCCTTAGCGAACGCACTTTGCAGCGTTGGCAGAGTGATCAGACACGGGGCGATCAACGCACAGAGCGGACGCAAGTGCCGTCAAACAGGCTGAGCGTAGTGGAGCGTAAAAAGGTTTTGATGGTTGCCAGCTCGGATGAGTTTGGCAGTCTGCCACCTTCTCAAATCGTGCCAATACTGGCGGATCGTGGCGAATACATCGCTTCTGAATCAAGCTTCTATCGCATCCTGAGGGCGGAGAATCAGCTGAAACATCGGGCTGCGGCAGGACCTGCGCAACGTCGTCGCAAACCGCGAGCACTCTGCGCCACTGCGCCGAATCAGCTGTTTAGTTGGGACATCACCTATTTGCCGACACCGGTGAAAGGCATTTATTTTTACCTGTATTTGTTCATGGATATTTTTAGTCGAAAAATCGTCGGCTGGCAGATTTATGAAGCGGAAAGCGGCGAATTGGCGGGCGACGTGATGCGAGATATTTGTGCGCGAGAAGCCATCAAACCGGATCAGGTGGTGCTGCATTCTGACAACGGCCACCCGATGAAAGGTGCCACCATGCTGGCGACGTTGCAAGCGTTGGGCGTGTCCCCGTCGTTCAGTCGTCCGGCGGTCAGTAATGATAATCCGTACTCGGAATCGCTGTTCAAGACTTTGAAATACCGGCCTACGTATCCGCGTCGGGCCTTTGAAAACTTACTCGCTGCGAGGCAATGGGTAGGACTATTTGTGCAATGGTACAACGAAGAACACCGGCACAGCGCAATCAACTTCGTGACCCCAGCAGAGCGCCATACTGGCCTCGATACGGCATTATTGGCGCAGCGTGCTATCGTCTACCAGGCAGCAAAAAACAGACATCCTGAGCGCTGGAGCGGCGCCACCAGAAACTGGCAACCCGTGCTCGTTGTGCACTTGAATCCAGATCAACAGTTCACTGAAAAAGACGAGAAAATAAAAGGAGATTTGGTTCTCAAAATAGCAGCATAA